Proteins from one Bos indicus x Bos taurus breed Angus x Brahman F1 hybrid chromosome 19, Bos_hybrid_MaternalHap_v2.0, whole genome shotgun sequence genomic window:
- the CDK5RAP3 gene encoding CDK5 regulatory subunit-associated protein 3 isoform X2 codes for MDHQHVPIDIQTSKLLDWLVDRRHCNLKWQSLVLTIREKINAAIQDMPESQEIAQLLSGSYIHYFHCLRIVELLKGTEASTKNIFGRYSSQRMKDWQEIVALYEKDNTYLVELSSLLVRNVNYEIPSLKKQITKCQQLQQEYSRKEEEGQAGAAEMKEQFYHSCKQYGITGDNVRRELLALVKDLPSQLAEIGVAAQTLGEAIDLYQACVGFVCESPTEQVLPMLRFVQTRGNCTVYEWRTGTEPSAVERPHLEEPPEQVEEDAIDWGDFGVEVASEGADSGISAQTAGIDWGISLESDSKEAGGDEIDWGDDATALQITVVEAGTQAPEGVARGPDALTLLEYPETRNQFIDELMELEIFLSQRAVEMSEEADILSVSQFQLAPAILQGQTKAKMVAMVSALQDLIGRLTSLRMQHLFMILASPRYVDRVTELLQQKLKQSQLLALKKELMVQKQQEALQEQAVLEPKLDLLLEKTKELQKLIEADISKRYNGRPVNLMGTSL; via the exons ATG GACCATCAGCACGTGCCCATCGACATCCAGACCAGCAAGCTACTCG ACTGGCTGGTAGACAGAAGGCACTGCAACCTGAAATGGCAGAGTCTGGTATTGACCATCCGAGAGAAGATCAATGCCGCCATCCAGGACATGCCGGAGAGCCAAGAGATCGCCCAGCTGCTCTCTGGATCCT aCATTCACTACTTCCACTGCCTAAGAATTGTGGAGCTTCTCAAAGGCACTGAAGCCTCCACCAAAAATATTTTCGGCCGGTACTCTTCACAGCGAATGAAG gATTGGCAGGAGATCGTAGCCCTCTATGAGAAGGACAACACCTACCTAG TGGAACTCTCCAGCCTCCTGGTTCGGAACGTCAACTATGAGATCCCCTCCCTGAAGAAGCAGATCACCAAGTGCCAGCAGCTGCAGCAAGAATACAGCCGCAAGGAGGAAGAGGGCCAGGCGGGGGCTGCCGAGATGAAGGAGCAGTTCTACCACTCGTGCAAGCAGTACGGCATCACG GGGGACAATGTCCGAAGAGAACTGCTGGCCCTGGTGAAGGACCTACCAAGTCAGCTGGCCGAGATCGGGGTGGCGGCCCAGACCCTGGGCGAAGCCATTGACCTGTACCAGGCCTGTGTGGGGTTTGTGTGTGAAAG CCCCACAGAGCAGGTGCTGCCGATGCTGCGGTTTGTGCAGACGCGGGGGAACTGCACGGTGTACGAGTGGAGGACGGGCACGGAGCCCTCGGCAGTGGAGAGGCCACACCTCGAGGAGCCCCCTGAGCAGGTGGAAGAAGACGCG atTGACTGGGGTGACTTTGGGGTGGAGGTGGCTTCTGAAGGGGCTGACTCTGGCATCTCTGCCCAGACTGCTGGAATTGACTGGGGCATCTCCCTGGAATCGGATTCAAAG GAAGCTGGGGGTGATGAGATAGACTGGGGAGACGATGCCACTGCTCTGCAGATCACTGTAGTGGAAGCCGGAACCCAGG CTCCTGAAGGTGTTGCCAGGGGCCCGGATGCTCTGACACTTCTTGAATACCCTGAGACCCGGAATCAGTTCATTGATGAGCTCATGGAG CTCGAAATCTTCTTGTCCCAGAGAGCAGTGGAGATGAGTGAGGAGGCAGACATCCTGTCTGTGAGCCAGTTCCAGCTGGCTCCAGCCATCCTGCAGGGCCAGACCAAGGCAAAGATGGTCGCCATGGTGTCGGCACTGCAGGATCTGATTGGCCGGCTCACCAGTCTTCGAATGCAGCACCTGTTTATGATCCTGGCCTCACCAAG GTATGTGGACCGAGTGACTGAGCTCCTCCAGCAGAAGCTGAAGCAGTCCcagctgctggctttgaagaaagAACTGATGGTGCAGAAGCAACAGGAAGCCCTCCAGGAGCAGGCGGTTCTAGAGCCCAAGCTGGatctgctgctggagaagacaaaGGAGCTGCAGAAGCTG ATTGAAGCTGACATTTCCAAGAGGTACAATGGGCGCCCCGTGAACCTGATGGGAACCTCTCTGTGA
- the CDK5RAP3 gene encoding CDK5 regulatory subunit-associated protein 3 isoform X1, with translation MQDHQHVPIDIQTSKLLDWLVDRRHCNLKWQSLVLTIREKINAAIQDMPESQEIAQLLSGSYIHYFHCLRIVELLKGTEASTKNIFGRYSSQRMKDWQEIVALYEKDNTYLVELSSLLVRNVNYEIPSLKKQITKCQQLQQEYSRKEEEGQAGAAEMKEQFYHSCKQYGITGDNVRRELLALVKDLPSQLAEIGVAAQTLGEAIDLYQACVGFVCESPTEQVLPMLRFVQTRGNCTVYEWRTGTEPSAVERPHLEEPPEQVEEDAIDWGDFGVEVASEGADSGISAQTAGIDWGISLESDSKEAGGDEIDWGDDATALQITVVEAGTQAPEGVARGPDALTLLEYPETRNQFIDELMELEIFLSQRAVEMSEEADILSVSQFQLAPAILQGQTKAKMVAMVSALQDLIGRLTSLRMQHLFMILASPRYVDRVTELLQQKLKQSQLLALKKELMVQKQQEALQEQAVLEPKLDLLLEKTKELQKLIEADISKRYNGRPVNLMGTSL, from the exons ATGCAG GACCATCAGCACGTGCCCATCGACATCCAGACCAGCAAGCTACTCG ACTGGCTGGTAGACAGAAGGCACTGCAACCTGAAATGGCAGAGTCTGGTATTGACCATCCGAGAGAAGATCAATGCCGCCATCCAGGACATGCCGGAGAGCCAAGAGATCGCCCAGCTGCTCTCTGGATCCT aCATTCACTACTTCCACTGCCTAAGAATTGTGGAGCTTCTCAAAGGCACTGAAGCCTCCACCAAAAATATTTTCGGCCGGTACTCTTCACAGCGAATGAAG gATTGGCAGGAGATCGTAGCCCTCTATGAGAAGGACAACACCTACCTAG TGGAACTCTCCAGCCTCCTGGTTCGGAACGTCAACTATGAGATCCCCTCCCTGAAGAAGCAGATCACCAAGTGCCAGCAGCTGCAGCAAGAATACAGCCGCAAGGAGGAAGAGGGCCAGGCGGGGGCTGCCGAGATGAAGGAGCAGTTCTACCACTCGTGCAAGCAGTACGGCATCACG GGGGACAATGTCCGAAGAGAACTGCTGGCCCTGGTGAAGGACCTACCAAGTCAGCTGGCCGAGATCGGGGTGGCGGCCCAGACCCTGGGCGAAGCCATTGACCTGTACCAGGCCTGTGTGGGGTTTGTGTGTGAAAG CCCCACAGAGCAGGTGCTGCCGATGCTGCGGTTTGTGCAGACGCGGGGGAACTGCACGGTGTACGAGTGGAGGACGGGCACGGAGCCCTCGGCAGTGGAGAGGCCACACCTCGAGGAGCCCCCTGAGCAGGTGGAAGAAGACGCG atTGACTGGGGTGACTTTGGGGTGGAGGTGGCTTCTGAAGGGGCTGACTCTGGCATCTCTGCCCAGACTGCTGGAATTGACTGGGGCATCTCCCTGGAATCGGATTCAAAG GAAGCTGGGGGTGATGAGATAGACTGGGGAGACGATGCCACTGCTCTGCAGATCACTGTAGTGGAAGCCGGAACCCAGG CTCCTGAAGGTGTTGCCAGGGGCCCGGATGCTCTGACACTTCTTGAATACCCTGAGACCCGGAATCAGTTCATTGATGAGCTCATGGAG CTCGAAATCTTCTTGTCCCAGAGAGCAGTGGAGATGAGTGAGGAGGCAGACATCCTGTCTGTGAGCCAGTTCCAGCTGGCTCCAGCCATCCTGCAGGGCCAGACCAAGGCAAAGATGGTCGCCATGGTGTCGGCACTGCAGGATCTGATTGGCCGGCTCACCAGTCTTCGAATGCAGCACCTGTTTATGATCCTGGCCTCACCAAG GTATGTGGACCGAGTGACTGAGCTCCTCCAGCAGAAGCTGAAGCAGTCCcagctgctggctttgaagaaagAACTGATGGTGCAGAAGCAACAGGAAGCCCTCCAGGAGCAGGCGGTTCTAGAGCCCAAGCTGGatctgctgctggagaagacaaaGGAGCTGCAGAAGCTG ATTGAAGCTGACATTTCCAAGAGGTACAATGGGCGCCCCGTGAACCTGATGGGAACCTCTCTGTGA